The bacterium genomic sequence GGGGGAAAACCGGGGATCACAGTCGACATGAAGCGTCATGGCGTCGATGTGAAGTCCTTTGTACCAGAGCAACTTATCACGGAAATCGGCCGTCTGTTCCAGGCTCCATAGATGGGGCCTGATATCCGCATGAAATCGCTTGGGGCGGGCCGTATAGGTGTTGAAATCAAGAACGTCCTCAACCGGTCTGCGGCCTGGTGGCGGGGGCGAATCATCCGGATATCCGATACAAACAACTCCGAAATTCTTCAGGTAAGCAGGAGCCCCAACAGCCTTGCGAATCCCATCGGGCACACGGATCCCACCAAGATAGATCGCACCCAAATCATGGGCTTCTGCGGCGAACAATAGAGCGGCAATCGCCATTCCCATGGAAATCTGCGCTGTACTGCAGGGATTGCGCAACTCCAGGGATGTGTCATAAAAAACGGCAATAAGGACGGGGGCATCATGGAAGTAGGATTGCTGGGCATCACTCATCCGACAGGCTTTCATTCTCACCTCGGGATCTGTGATGGCGACAAACTGCCACAACTGCCGATTGCAGGCAGTAGGAGTCATGGTGGCCGCCAGAATGAGTCGCTCAATCAGGTGACGGGGAACAGGCGCATCTTTAAAAACACGAGTGCTGCTTCGGCGTTCGAGCATCGCCAAAAAAGCATCACCGGATGAACCTGTAATTCCGTTTGCAGAGGCAGTCTGATTCATGGGGGTTGAGTGTAATCAACTGGTGTGGACGACGCAATCGGAATAGACGTAATCGACGGCACATTTTCAGCCTCGTGTCCGGCATACCAAACAGCCACCACCATACCGACGAAGATCATCATCATGAAATACATAGGTGTCTGCCGGTAACCAAGTTGGAGGCAACTTTGAAGATGATCGACCAATAAGGCCGTCGTGGAGGCCACCGCCAAAGCATGAAACAAACTCTTCCCTTTGCGCACATAAAAGGGAAGCGCCAAGCCCGCAAATCGAAGCCAGAAGAAGGCCAGGGCGATAACCCCCGGTATCCCTAACTCCCCCAACGTCAGATACCAATTGTTGTGGGCCGGCGTTCCGGGGGGTAAATCAGGATCAACATCCCCTGCATATTTCAACCAAGACCATGCCGAGAAATTACCAAGACCAACCCCCCAGGCATGGTCTTTGGCCATCAAGCGACCTTCCTGATTGTAAAGTCCCCGGTACGCCAGATCAGCGGACGCGTCCTGCTCACCGCCGAATCGATTCATGAGGGTATTCAGTGCCATTGCCAGGACAACCACAGCCACTACCAAGCCGATAAAAAGCAGTACGATATTTTTTACGTTAAAGTGGCGCGGCAACAAAACCATGGCATTCAACCAGATTCCCAGAACCAAACCAGCGAGGCCACCACGAGAAATGGTCAGAATAACAGAAATAGCGGCGCACAAGGTTAAGAAACCGAACACCAGGCTACCCAACCACTGGCGACGCTGGAGCGCAAATGCAAAAACGAACGTCCCCAGCATGGCCATATAGGTCGCTAAACTGTTGGGGTGCCCCAACGTCGCACGAACCCGGTTGATGCCATACAGATAGCGTGAACTGACAGCCAACCAGGTCATGTAAAGTGCCGTCAACCCTATGCCGAACAAGATCGTCTGAGCCGTCTTTTCATCCCTGACGTAGTTCACGATGACGAGATAGAGAAGAAATCCTCGGAATATTTTACTCAGCTCAAAAAGAGGATACAGGCCCACCTCAAATTGCTCATAGGGAATGAGTTTTGCCTCTTCAGGAACAGTAATCAATGAACCCGCAAGTAACCAGGATACTATCCCGACAGCCAGATAGATCAGGGTTGGAATCGTCAGAGGGGGGAACCAGCGAAACGGAACTTCTTTGCGCTTGAGCAGCATTGTGATCATCAGGATCCACACACAGATATCCACTAAACTTATCTCGAACCCCCGGGTGTTGGCCCGGTAGAATTCCCTGGAAACAAAATTTATTCCCACTAAATCCGGCTCACAGGTTGCCCACACCAGAACCACAGCGACAACGTGCATCATCGACTGCCAGGTCTTGCATATCAGCACGCCGATGGGAATACCGAACACTACCACCAGCAAAAATATGATGTACTTCGCTTCCATTCCATTGATTTCGTGTTCTGACCGACAGGGGGGCGAGATAAAGGAACACGTTATTTTCCTTTTCTTTCAGCATAGAATCAATAATATCCTGCTTTGGTCAACACTCTTTTATCATGAATACAGACAACCCCTACGATCCTTCGGTTCAAGTTATCCTGGGTATCCCCTTCAATAATGTATCCTTTGCTGAAGCGGTAGAATGGGTACATCGTCGCGTCATCTCACGTACCCCTGGCTACATTGCCACAGCCAATTTGGATTTTGTAAAGCTGGCCTGGGAAGATCCTGAATTGCAACGCATCCTACTTGAGGCGGATCTGGTTGTGGCTGATGGTTTCCCCATTGTCTGGCTGTCGAGCTTGCTGGGGCCTGCCCTGAAGGAACGAGTAACAGGTAGTGACCTGGTCCCCATGATGGCCGCAATGGCCGCTGAAAAAGGACACAGTCTATATCTCCTCGGCGGCGCGCCCGGTGTAGGGGAAAAAGCAGAGAACTCGCTCCGGAAACGTTTTCCCGAAATCCGGATTGCCGGGTGTTATTCCCCGCCCTTGGCTGACGTCATTTCCATGAATCATTCAGGTATTCTCGAGCGGCTTGAAACCGCAAATCCGGACATACTTCTAGTAGCTTTCGGGGCACCAAAGCAGGAAAAGTTCGCCAACATTCATGTCCGGAACTGGTCCGTTCCTGTTTCTATCGGCGTGGGAGGGACATTGGATTTTCTGGCTGGAACGCAAACCCGTGCCCCGCGTTTTGTCCAAAAGATATCACTGGAATGGCTGTGGCGATGGCTAACGGCGCCGCGGCGGCTGACTAAACGCTATGTTGATGATTTTGTGTTTTTACTGACGTCCTGCTGGCGTCTGTTGACCTTACGGGTCCGTTCAGATCATGCTTCAGAAGTCGATCCCCACGATACTATGGGCGAAGTGGATTCTCCTGAAATCTTTTGGACACGCTACCCCTTTCAGTCAAAAGAGAGCTTGGAACATCTGTTCATTACGGCGCAAACTCAATCCATTGCCCTCGACATTAGGGGAATCTCGTGGTTTTCCAGCACTGAACTAGGGGGGCTACTACAACTGGCGAAAACCTGTCGTCGCCATGACCGCCGATTGATCCTATACCATGCTGGAACCCGGGTGAAGCGACTGCTCTTAACCTGCCGCCTTATGGAGTATCTAGAGTTGGCCGAATCCAAAGCTGAGGTTCAGTCTTACTTAACCAGTATTTTGCCAGGCATACAGAAAGGCCGCACCTACAGGGGGGATGGAAATCAACTGGTCATTCAAACACCCCGGGAACTCACCGCCGCCAATATGTCTGAATTCAAATCCGAAATTGAACCTGAATGCAACCATTCCCCCGCCTACTCGGCTTGGGTCGCGGATCTCCAGCACACCAAATTCGTCGACAGTTCGGCTTTGGGATTGTTTGCGGCTTGGCGGAAAAGAGCGACTCAAAACAGTATTCCGTTGAAGTTTATCAACGCTCAAAAAAACGTAGCTCAGACGTTTCGCATTGCAAAAGTGGAATCCTGGCTCGACTCGCCCCCACCCTGAACAAAAGGCATTCCCTCGTATAGTGAGGGAGATTAACCCCTGTTATCTGTCCGCGTGCTGAGGAATCTCAGAGGTCGATTGAGCAACAAGGACAAAATCATTTTGACATCCCCAAAAAAAGAACGGAACCGGGCGTAATACAAGGCATGGGCCAAGTGTCCTCCTGGTTCCGCATAATCTTGCGAATCGGTTTCATAGACAAGCACGGCGGGGAAATACTCTTTAAGTTGGAACTTTAACGAGGTTTCTTCGGGAGAAGCCATCGGTCGTACGCCACACAACCAGAGTTGCCCCATCACAACCCTGCAAAGCCGTGGAAATAGATCAAGGTTCAACGCCTGAAACAGCGTGCTTATGCCTGAACCGGATTCGGGAATTGGAACAAATTCGGAAAGCGGACCGACTCGCGCCCCTGTTAAATGAAAAGAAGCTTTCCGGAATCGTCCCTTCCGGAGCAAGTTGATCAAGGGGTATAATACAATAAACGGCCCAGCCTGAAGTAACACTAACACCATCGCACATAGCCAACCAAACACAGCACGAAGCGCATCGCCCCATCGCACCATGGGTCGAACAGCGGCAACCAACCAGGGATCATTGATTTCAGCGATTGTTCCGCTATCAGGATCAATAAGTCGACCGCCAGCCACAATTTTACCACGGATTTCAAGCCCTCGTCCCACGTACGTTCCGTCCAGAATCACACATCGCGATAAATCGGATTGACGATCGATAATGACATGGTTGCCGATCACCGCCAGTGGCCCCACCGATGCCATGACGCCGATGCGGGAGTTATTGCCGATCGCCACCGGCGGCGTAACGGAGACGGACGGAGGAATGACAACATTATACCCGATGCTCACATCATCTATTAATGAGTAACCCGCCCGGACATATCGCGGAGCCTCCTCGCCCACGATACTCATATTCAAGGCATAGTAGTCTCGTATCGAAAGGATCAAAGCAGGCTTCAGGTTCAGTTCATTAAATGAACGGCCCTTAAGTTCTGCACGGGGACTCGCAATATGAGCCCGCAGGAAATCTGGAGAATCGCTCAACAGACAATTCACAGAACCATCCACCGAGCGATCCAGAAATACGCCCCCGGAAAAACTTGCCGCAGCACCCGTGGCGGCCAGACGATGAAGGAATACCGGGTTGCGCAAATATAACAATCCATCCACCCACTGCTCAGGATTTCGCATCAAAAAGGAATCAGGATCCTGCTCTTCCTTCAAAAAACTGTAGGTGATCGATAATCCCCACTGTTCCCCATCCCCGGCATAGCCCTCTATAAATTCCGCCCCCTCGCCCAGGATAATCCGGACATCCTTGATCCCAAGATCAATGCATACTTCGAACCAATATTCCAGAAAATGACGATTCCCGACTGGCAGTAATGGCCAGGGAATATCACCCAGAATTTCCGCCCAAGGCTGGATCAGACCCGTATGGAGAACTGCTTTCACTGGCATGCCCGGACTGCTTCGTCCACCGTATCAACAATTTCAAAAACTTTGTAAGCCCGTGTAATTTCGAAGACCATTCTTACTTTTTTTGACAAGCAGGCAATTTTTAGATCGCCGCCCCTCTCCGACACACGCTTTAACATTGCAATCAATGTGCCTAAGCCTGAACTGTCCATGAAATCCACCGACTCAAGGCTAATCACCACATTTTTTACACCACTCAACCCGGCAAACCAGTCAATGAATTGTTCCCGGAATGAATCAACCGATTCAGCTGTTAAAGCTTCCATCGGCGTAACCACCCCAATGGTTCCTCTCTCTTCAAACTTTATTTTCATAAATAGTCCCCAATATCAAAAAGCCCCACGGCCCAGCAACACTGCCGGCACAGTTTGCACCATGATTACAAGATCCTTAATCATGCTTTGACTGTGAATATACTGCAAATCAAGCCGTACCTGTTCCTTGAACGGAATCTCCGAACGCCCCTGAATCTGCCATAAGCAGGTCAACCCCGGCTTAATATGTAACCGTTTGCGATCCTCGAGAGTATATTGAGCCACTTCCCTGGGTACTGGGGGGCGCGGTCCGACAATGGAGAGATCCCCAAGCAAAACATTAAGAAACTGGGGCATCTCATCGATGCTATACCGTCGGATAAAGCGACCGACCTTCGTAATCCGGGGATCATTTTTCATCTTAAAAATAACCCCGTCCTGGGATTCATTTTGCTTTATCAACATATCCTTGAGTTGCTCGGCATTACGAAACATGGATCTGAACTTGTAAAAACGGAACACCCGGCCATTTAAACCCACCCGATTTTGGGCGAAAAAAACAGGATAGCCGTCTTCAAGACAAATGGCCACACCCACCACGATAAATAAGGGGATCAGCATCAAAATCGCCATCGCCGAGAGAGAAATATCTATAATCCGTTTAACCGAGTAGACGCTTCTCAAGCCGAATTCCCAAAAGCCTATTTTAAGAATAAGACGTGCACGCAACATTCTTATGCTGGAGCGGGAGGTCGGCAGATTCAGATCTTTAAAGAGAGCGGCCCGAGCGGTGTAAATACTTTCATTCATAGGTGTTACTCTTGTCTGAGGATTGTTACTCGGGATGGATATCCTTTGCAACTTCAAAAACCCCGAAATTTTCATGATACCGGCGAAACAGGTCTTTCCGACGGGCAATGGCCATGATGATCTCACGTCCTCGCCCCCGTTCACTCCGTGAGCTGGCCACATCGGTTCGGGCAAGCCAGCCATCCATATCCCACTCCCGCCCACTGTCTAAAAAGAACACCCGACAGAATGAATCGTATAGACGTAATTGAAAAATGATTGCCCCCCCTTCAGGAACTCGCCCATGCTCAACAACGTTAACCCCGTACTCCATGACCAGTAACCTCACTGCCCCCGCGGCTAAATCTGTCCACCCGGCTTCCAAAAGCCGCTGTTCACTGATCTCAGCAAGTTGCGCAATGGCCCTTTTGGTAGGCAGGACGGATGATTCAAATAGCACCTGAGCAGGATCCAAACAGTTTATAAAAATGGCAGTACAATCGTCCTTATCCAAATGATAGCCGTCCTGGATAAGCCGTTCCATCAACCCTTCAGGCGGATTCACGCAGCCAGCTTTAATGGCCCGAATAAGCCCTGACTTCACACCAACGACCCCGCAGGCATCATCACGCTGTCCCCGGTAAGCTTCAGAAAGGCCGTCCGTATAGATCAATAAAGAAGTCCCTGGAGTTGCAGACACAGTCATTTCGCCAAGAGATGCCGCGTCAGCCCCGACACAATCGTCGAGTTCAAACCCAATGGGGAAAGTTCCATCTCCAGACAGAGGACGCGCTTCCGCGAAGGCCTGACCATGCCAAACCAAAGGCTCAGGATGCCCGCAATTCATGCACTTCCATACCCGGGTGTCAGGATCATATAATGCCAGGAATAGCGAGGCATAGATTTCCTGATTCGTTACATTCCTCCTGAATCGTTCCTCAATCTTGCGATGCACCATCGCCAGCCCCTGATCACCATATCCAAGAAGCACCTCAGTAATAATCACCTTCAACAGTGATGCAACCATGGCTGCGCCCACCCCATGTCCCGATACATCACCGACATAGACACACACACGCCCGCTCGGCAACTTGATGGCGTCAAATACATCACCTCCGATAGCCATACTGGGGTGGTAGGCCATCCGGATCTCGCAATCCAGCGTGATTAACGGGGTAGTTGAAAGAAGCTTCTGTTGCAAGGATCCAGCCACTCTCAACTCACGCGACATCTTTTCTTTCCACCGTTTCAAGGCATCATGGCTGCGCTTCAAATCCAGAGCGTTGCGAACTCTAGCGATCAACTCGCGCGGATTAAACGGCTTCCGTATATAATCAAAAGCGCCAGCATCAAAACCTTTTTCAATGTCCGCAATATTGGCCAGGGCTGTCACCATGATCACAGGAATGTCCTGGGTTCGGGGATCCTCCTTTAAGGAATGAGAAACATCGTACCCCGAGATCCCGGGCATCATAACGTCCACCAGTATTAATTCGGGAACGCTGTCACGGGCCAAGGACAAGCCCTGTTCACCGCTTTCAGCCAGTGTCACCTTGCACCCTCGCCCGACCAATAATTTCCGCAAATACTCTCGGTTGGGAAGTTCATCATCAATCACCAGAACATGCCCCTCCAATCCTATACCCTCGATCGCGCACGCCCCACTGAGCTGAGGGATAGGCATCGCCCCCACGGGTTTCGAGTCTTTTAGGTTCGTATTCATGATTCCGAAATCCCCTCCTCGCTCCATGCAGCCACCCAGTTCCGGAGCCCCTCCGATAACTCGAAACAACGGGAGTAATCGCCGCGTTTGATCCCCGCACTCAATTCCTCAGCAACTACTGACAAGGCGGGCACTCCCATCGTCCCGCCCATCCCGAGTAGCGAATGGGCCGCACGCCTGACATCCGGCTCGCTGCGCCCTGTTACCGCCGTATGAATCGATAAAACTAAATTGTTGATATGGTCTCGAAAAAGCAACACCAGTTCATCATCCAACTCAGAGGTATCCACCAAAAAAACATGACACCGGTCAGCCAATCCAGGAATCATTCCCTCAAAAGTTTTCATAGTAAGACGGTTCAGTTCATCCGGATTAGAGGCCATCACAATCCCCTACCTTTCAACGAATTAATCCCCGATTTCCAGCTCTCAAGTGCCTGTTTCAAGACCTCAACACGCACGGGCTTCGAGATATAATCATCCATCCCAGCCTCCAGACACTTCTCGCGATCCCCATCCAGGGCATTGGCCGTCATGGCAATGATCGTTACCCTGCGCCCCGAACGACCTCGTTGTTGTTCCAGCTCACGAATTCTTCCGGTCGCTTCAAACCCGTCTATAACGGGCATCTGACAGTCCATCAATATGATGTCATAATCTTGTCGCCCCGCCGCCTCGAGGGCTTCCCGGCCATTGCACACCGCATCCGTCCGAGTGTAGCCAAGCTTATGTAACTGCTTCAATGCAACCTTTTGATTCACCAGATTATCCTCGGCCAGAAGAATCCGAGCCGTCTGCTCAACCGGTTCCGGACTGCCTGCAACAGGCCTATCGGAGATAGCAGGCATCTGGCTCTTTCCCTCCGCATCCAGAACAACCATGATGGAATCTAATAATAGGGATTGCTTGACCGGCTTGAGCATCACCCGGACTCCCGGCAGATCCCTGACCGCGTCGGTCTCGGGAGACAATCCCATAGAGGTCAATACAACCACGGGAAGAGAAGCTAAGGCCGGATCACCCTTAATAGACCTGACGAGGTCTAGTCCCGTCAATTCCGGCATAGCCATATCACTCAACAAAAAAGCATAGGGGATTCCCGCAGAAGCTTTCCCCCGAATGGCGCGTAATCCTTCCTCAACGGTCGCGAAACAGTCACAGGTCATTCCCCAGGATCGCAGGATTTTATCCAAAATGAGCCGGCTGGTAGCATTATCATCAATCACAACACAACAAAGATTTTCCAGACCGGCTGGATCAGACCGGACACGTGGGCTTGACGCATGGCTTCTCAATAAGGGGAGTTGGAACCAGAACAAAGAGCCCTTCCCGACCTCACTTTGCACTCCGATGTGACCGTCCATTAATTCGATGAGCCGCCGCGAAATGGCAAGTCCCAAGCCTGTCCCACCATACTTGCGAGAAGCAGATCCATCCTCCTGCCAAAAAACCTCAAAAAGTCGCTCCTGAGCCTTAGTCGACATCCCAATGCCAGTATCCTGGACTTCAAAATGCAGCCAGAACCGGTCATCCTCCTGTCGCTCCAGCCTGACTCGCGCAACGACCTCACCCCTCTCCGTGAACTTGACTGCGTTCGACAAGAGGTTAATCATGACTTGACGTAACCGCCCGGCATCACCACGTAACATCATGGGCACATCCATTTCGACATGCGACACCATCTCGACATGCTTCGCCGCTGCTGCCTCAGCCAGAACATCAAGCGATCCCTCAATCAGATCCATCAGGTCAAAATCGTCCTGAATGATTTTAAACTTGCCCGCCTCAATCTTTGAGAAATCAAGAATTTCATTGATCAGGGAGAGAAGGGCTTCGCCGCTGGTGCCGATGGTCCGGACGTAATCAGCCTGCTCCTCAGTCAAGGGAGTCTGCGCCAACAGACCGGTTAGCCCGATCACAGCATTCATTGGAGTTCGTATTTCGTGGCTGATGTTGGCCAGGAATTCGCCCTTGGCTTTATTGGCCGCTTCTGCCGCCACCGCCAACTGATTGGAGCGTTCAATGGCCTTCTGTAATTCACCGTGCGAGGCCTCAAGTCGCTGTCGCGATGCCTCGAGGTCCTCCATCACGCTCAACATCTGAACGTGATTATGCTCCAATTCACGAGTCCGACGGCTTAAGTCCTCATTCGCCCTTTTGAGGATCAGCTCATTATTTTTCCGATCCGATATATCTACAAAACTTTCCAGCAGACAGGCCCTGCCCCGGTGTATAATCGGCCCCACTGTTTTCAAGATCGGCAACAAGGATCCATCCCTGCGCACCAATTGCCGCTCCGAGTTATCGATCTTCTGGTGAAAGTCGCTGATCGGACATTTGCCCCTTTCCGCCGGACAGACAAACTGCTGGCATCGCCTGTCTATAACCTCTTCCCGGGAGGCTCCCATCATTCGCAATGCGGCGGGGTTGGCATCGCAGATAACATGGGTTTCTTCATCAATGACCATCACCCCGACCTGAATATTGTCCAGAAGAAATTTCAGTTGGCGCTCACTTTCCGCAGCATCAACATCCTTCTTCTTTCGCTCAGTAATATCCACTGCAGAACCGATCAATTCAATCACTACCCCATTTCGTATTCTCGGCAGGATATCGAGAAGGAAGATGAATTTCCCATTTTCCACGGCCAGCTCGAACGAGCAGGGCTTCCCACTCCATGAAGACTCAAAGTAAGCAACCAAAGTTCGGCTCACCTCCGGGGAAAAGACATCATCAACAAACCGCCCGCCAATTCCCCCTTTACATGATGTCATCCGGGAAACCAATTGCCCGCGGCACAAGGGCAAGACAAATCGATCTCCGGTTTTGACAACCCGGAACGTCATTCCCGGCTGAAGGTCTTGAGACAGGTCATGATTCATGCGTTCTCCTGTTTATCACTGACCGGATTTCTTCCTTCTAAGGACTCTTTCGCCAAAATCGACTGGTAGGCGGGAGGCCTGCCCAACTCCACCTGCAACTGATTGACTTCGTGCTTTAGCTCCAAAATTCGCGTCTCACGTCCCGTCATAAGTCGGTTATGTCGCTCCAGTTCCTTGAGCGTTCCCTTGAGAATAGCTTCCCCTTGCTTATTCTGGGTAATATCCGCAATGATCACCAGGTTACCCATCAGGTTCCCCCACTGTCCATGCAACGGTGCGACATAGAGAAGTCCCTCTCGACGTTCGCCTGTACTGGTCAACAACTCCAGTTCGCAAGGAGCCACGTCTTTGCTTTCTTTGATCAATCGCATTTGCTCATTCACGCGCAACCGGCTCTCCTGAATAAAACATGGCCAATCCGAGATCGCCTGACCCACCAGAGCCTCGGCAGGGAACCCGACCATCGACAAGGCGCGGCGATTCAGTTCAACCAGCCGGTCGTTGCCATCCAACACCATGATCGCCTCAGGCGAATGCTCAAATACTCGCCGATATCGCTCCTCGCTTTCATATTTCTGAGATTCCATGGACTTCCGTTCATCTTTCGCAATGAGCAACGCCAGCATATCCACGATTGCCAGAATGAGTTGAATCTCTTCATTCGTCCAGCTTCGGATGGTTTCGGCATGTTCAACACACAGCATGCCTTGAATTTTCCCGCCTCTCGAAACAGGTGCATGGAGCAAAGAAATAATACGCTTGTCGTTGAGCAAATCCTCCGCCAGGCCATGAGTCCGCTCATCGACACGAATGTCAGGAATACTGAGAAACGGCTTGTCTTTCAGCGCCTGGTAATATCCGGGATATCGGCTGACGAGCAACGCCGCCCCGCACTCATGGATATTCCGTGATTTGGAATAGGATTCTTCGCAGATAAATGCCGAGCGATCCTCGATATATTTCCAGACGCTGACAGATTCCACATCCAGGGAAGACGCAAGAGTCTGCGCTACATGCTCCAATGCAGCAGGAAAAGAGGCGAAATCCTGCCGGGACAACTCCAGGACAACCGCCTGATTGAGTTCAAATTGACGTGTTCTATCCCACCAGTTTTGCCGAAACTGGAAAAAACCAATCAAAATAACCGACAACATTGCAATCTGCTGAATGATCCCAAAACGAGCCTCAGCTGTTCGACGTTCGATGTCGGCAGCCGACACATCTAGCCCGAGTGCAAGCTTGACACGCTCAGGGCCGTCTTTGTTCAATACCACGGCAATCAGGGCGGAGACCCAGGTCCCCCAACGATCCGTGTAGGGTTTTGATACATACGGGACTCCTGATTGAAAAAACGACCGATCCTCCTCGTCAATCTGATCAGCATAGACCGTTCCAGGAACAATGTTCCAGCCCTCCTTGGAGTCAGTCGATGAGGACACATAGTTGATGCTTTTGCCCTCTTTGGGGCCATACAGATAAATATTGCGCACATCCGAACTTGACGTCCGAATTCGAGTAAATATATCTCGCAGGTGGCTGTATTCCGGTGACTTTAAATCGTCCAATGTGCCTGAAAAATGTCTCAAGGGCTCCACGTCCAAAGCAGCGGTAACAAGCATGGCTCGAACCATCAGTTCAGCTCCATATTCTTTCCGGGCTTGTTCTCCTGCCTGTTGGGTTACTACCCAGCCCCCGCAAGCCAATGACACCATGATACACGCCATCTGAAGCCCGAACCAGGACTTGCGCCTGACAAAAACACCCGACGCCGTGTTTCGCGAAGCATACTGGTAGGCTTGCCACAACGAGGCTGCCAATAACAACGGCACAATAATGTAAACATAGGTTATGGGAAAACCAACAATAGCGGCAAATCGCTCGCGATTGAGAACGGAGGCAGGAAAGAAATCATCTTTCGGGGCACCAAGAAGAAAAACCAAAGCCATCAGGATCATACTAGTAGTTGCCAGCCCCAATGCACTTTTTGAAACTCGGGCAAAACGGGTTGCCTGCCACATCCGCCGGGCACAATAAATTGCGATCGCTGCCAGAAAAAGGAATATCGCCAATTCGTATTCTTGCACCCCGCCTACTTCAATCACAACGACAAGGAAAACGAGGGGCAGCATGTTCAGGCTTATACGAAGCCAAGGCTTCGAAACCCAGCGAGGCAAAAGTTCCGTCATGGAAAATAAAAGCAGGCATGTTACAGCCCCCGCGAATAAGATGGAATGCACCGCATTCAGGATCGGTAACGCCCCGAGGTTAGTCGCGGCACATTCAATCCACTGACAGCCACCAAACATGACCCCAAACCACCCCAGGCTCGCCCACGATAAGAGCGGGGTAGGGATTCGTCGGAGGCAAAAACAGACTGAAGACAGCACGAAAAAGGCCAAACCCGTGAGGAAATGGATATAATCTGATTGCAAGTCAAAAAATGATGAAATCATAATATATTATCCACTTAACCAGAATTTATAGAGACTCCTCTTGCCCGCAGCAGATGCTCGATCCGTCCCCACATACCTACGACCTCTTCACAATACAAACGGTCATCGGGGTATGGAAGATTAATCACGACATCTGCATACTGCCGGGTCGGCAAAATATGACGTTGATACATAGGTTCAACCTGATATTCAAATTGGCGGACAATATCCTCAACACTCCGTCCTCGCTCCACCGTATCGCGCGCGATTCGTCGACGGAGACGTTCCGCGACTGGCACCTCCACAAAAAAGCGCAGGTCTAAAGACTCGCGTAATGCGGCGTTACAATACAAAAAAAGGCCTTCCACAATCAACACTGGCATCGGAGTCAACGGCTCTGTTTGCACTTTACGACAATGCGTCAAAAAATCATAACAGGGCACATGGATCTCCTGTCCACGTTTCACCGCATCTATATGTTGCGCTAATAAATCGAGGTCTAATGCGGCTGGCTCGTCAAAATTATAGGCTTCCGCCGGTATTCCCCGTGGCACCTCCAGATAGTAATGATCT encodes the following:
- a CDS encoding PAS domain S-box protein; protein product: MISSFFDLQSDYIHFLTGLAFFVLSSVCFCLRRIPTPLLSWASLGWFGVMFGGCQWIECAATNLGALPILNAVHSILFAGAVTCLLLFSMTELLPRWVSKPWLRISLNMLPLVFLVVVIEVGGVQEYELAIFLFLAAIAIYCARRMWQATRFARVSKSALGLATTSMILMALVFLLGAPKDDFFPASVLNRERFAAIVGFPITYVYIIVPLLLAASLWQAYQYASRNTASGVFVRRKSWFGLQMACIMVSLACGGWVVTQQAGEQARKEYGAELMVRAMLVTAALDVEPLRHFSGTLDDLKSPEYSHLRDIFTRIRTSSSDVRNIYLYGPKEGKSINYVSSSTDSKEGWNIVPGTVYADQIDEEDRSFFQSGVPYVSKPYTDRWGTWVSALIAVVLNKDGPERVKLALGLDVSAADIERRTAEARFGIIQQIAMLSVILIGFFQFRQNWWDRTRQFELNQAVVLELSRQDFASFPAALEHVAQTLASSLDVESVSVWKYIEDRSAFICEESYSKSRNIHECGAALLVSRYPGYYQALKDKPFLSIPDIRVDERTHGLAEDLLNDKRIISLLHAPVSRGGKIQGMLCVEHAETIRSWTNEEIQLILAIVDMLALLIAKDERKSMESQKYESEERYRRVFEHSPEAIMVLDGNDRLVELNRRALSMVGFPAEALVGQAISDWPCFIQESRLRVNEQMRLIKESKDVAPCELELLTSTGERREGLLYVAPLHGQWGNLMGNLVIIADITQNKQGEAILKGTLKELERHNRLMTGRETRILELKHEVNQLQVELGRPPAYQSILAKESLEGRNPVSDKQENA
- the udk gene encoding uridine kinase yields the protein MKPIIIGIVGGSGSGKTTLAQGLALLTGQFGCRVISQDHYYLEVPRGIPAEAYNFDEPAALDLDLLAQHIDAVKRGQEIHVPCYDFLTHCRKVQTEPLTPMPVLIVEGLFLYCNAALRESLDLRFFVEVPVAERLRRRIARDTVERGRSVEDIVRQFEYQVEPMYQRHILPTRQYADVVINLPYPDDRLYCEEVVGMWGRIEHLLRARGVSINSG